The proteins below are encoded in one region of Chitinophagaceae bacterium:
- a CDS encoding GIY-YIG nuclease family protein codes for MHFVYILYSQKCDRYYIGFSADVMARLDRHNTGKVTATKNCRPYILKAAKEFPTETDARKEEYRLKKMKSRVYLEKLIEGNW; via the coding sequence ATGCACTTTGTATATATTTTATACTCCCAAAAATGCGATCGCTATTATATTGGCTTTTCTGCTGATGTGATGGCCAGGTTAGACCGTCATAATACAGGGAAAGTAACCGCTACTAAAAATTGCAGACCATATATTTTAAAAGCTGCAAAAGAATTTCCTACTGAAACGGATGCACGGAAAGAAGAATACCGTTTAAAGAAGATGAAAAGCAGAGTTTATCTTGAAAAATTAATTGAGGGGAATTGGTAG
- a CDS encoding glycosyltransferase family 2 protein: protein MSHQPSVAVVILNWNGQKFLQQFLPSVIASTYINKRIIIADNGSTDDSVAFLQQQFPMVEILTSSKNYGFAGGYNFFLQQIKADYYVLLNSDVEVEPGWIEPIVELMEANSKVAACQPKILSYQNKEMFEYAGSSGGWIDALGYPFSRGRVFDVLEKDHGQYNDVAPIFWASGAAMFVKADLYHELGGFDEFFFAHQEEIDLCWRMQRTGYLIYVCPQSVVYHVGGGTLPTGNPLKVFLNFRNNLIMITRNMPLEQLIWKLPLRICLDAISAWKTLLSTGNTNYWKAIYKAHFAFAAWFLGKQKKDRIGYAPLQGVYGGSIVWKYFIKKTRIFSEIVKTK from the coding sequence TTGTCCCATCAACCCTCTGTTGCTGTTGTTATTTTAAACTGGAATGGTCAAAAATTCCTGCAACAGTTCCTCCCTTCCGTTATTGCATCAACCTATATCAACAAACGGATTATTATTGCCGATAATGGATCAACCGATGATTCAGTTGCTTTTTTGCAGCAGCAGTTTCCAATGGTTGAAATCCTTACCAGCAGCAAGAATTATGGATTCGCAGGAGGCTATAATTTTTTCCTGCAGCAAATCAAAGCAGATTATTATGTACTCTTAAACAGTGATGTGGAAGTTGAACCTGGTTGGATTGAACCCATTGTGGAACTGATGGAAGCCAACAGTAAGGTTGCCGCCTGCCAGCCGAAAATCCTTTCTTATCAGAACAAAGAAATGTTTGAATATGCAGGCTCATCAGGAGGATGGATCGATGCATTGGGTTATCCCTTTTCAAGAGGCCGGGTGTTTGATGTGCTTGAAAAAGATCATGGTCAGTACAATGATGTTGCACCCATCTTTTGGGCAAGCGGTGCAGCGATGTTTGTAAAAGCAGACCTGTATCATGAGTTGGGTGGGTTCGACGAATTCTTTTTTGCCCACCAGGAAGAAATTGATCTTTGCTGGCGGATGCAGCGGACCGGTTATCTTATTTATGTTTGTCCGCAATCGGTGGTGTACCATGTAGGAGGCGGCACATTGCCAACAGGTAACCCGCTGAAAGTGTTTCTCAACTTCCGGAATAACCTCATCATGATCACCCGCAACATGCCTTTAGAGCAATTGATCTGGAAGCTGCCCCTGCGGATTTGTTTAGATGCCATCTCAGCATGGAAAACCCTGCTCAGTACAGGAAATACCAACTACTGGAAAGCCATTTACAAAGCACACTTTGCCTTTGCTGCATGGTTCCTGGGTAAACAGAAAAAGGACAGGATCGGATATGCTCCGTTACAGGGGGTGTACGGGGGGAGTATTGTGTGGAAGTATTTCATAAAAAAAACAAGAATTTTTTCTGAAATTGTGAAGACCAAATAA
- a CDS encoding DUF3667 domain-containing protein, with protein MSHGKERKEKNCLNCNARVFGSYCHVCGQENIEPKETAWGLVVHFFNDITHFEGKFIASLRYLLFKPGFLTAEYLRGRRASYMNPVRMYVFTSAFFFIMFFSFFSESEKTPEVFKVTDSDKKAAKVTKPVTQNEAKEAALNAVDTKEDSALIEKIMPGGNGKNWISKDSIYKWSKGDKDSTTEKDSTSAKRKTKYKTMAAYDSAQNSLPAEERDHWIQRAVQRRLIIVDEKYGGDYSKFNKALFEHALHSLPKMLFVSLPLFALILLLLYIRRKQFYYVSHLVFTIHLFVFAFLILLLIFSVNKLQKVTGVNDFEWISGFLWLYMFYYLYKAMRRMYQQGRAKTIIKYFLLLFIALFINSFLFVGLFSYSFFNI; from the coding sequence ATGTCGCACGGAAAGGAACGGAAAGAAAAAAACTGTCTTAACTGCAATGCAAGGGTATTTGGCAGTTATTGCCATGTTTGCGGGCAGGAGAATATTGAGCCGAAAGAAACGGCATGGGGACTGGTGGTGCATTTTTTCAACGATATCACTCACTTTGAAGGAAAGTTCATTGCTTCACTCCGCTATCTTTTATTTAAACCCGGTTTCCTTACTGCTGAATACCTGCGTGGCCGCCGTGCCAGTTATATGAACCCGGTAAGAATGTATGTGTTTACGTCGGCCTTTTTCTTTATCATGTTTTTCAGTTTTTTTTCCGAAAGTGAAAAAACACCGGAAGTATTTAAAGTAACTGACTCAGATAAAAAAGCTGCTAAAGTAACCAAGCCCGTAACACAAAATGAGGCAAAAGAAGCAGCTTTAAATGCAGTAGACACAAAAGAAGATTCTGCATTGATTGAAAAGATCATGCCAGGCGGCAATGGTAAAAACTGGATATCAAAGGATAGTATTTACAAATGGAGCAAAGGTGACAAAGACAGTACAACAGAGAAAGACAGTACAAGTGCCAAAAGGAAAACTAAATACAAAACAATGGCTGCTTATGATTCTGCGCAGAACAGCCTTCCTGCAGAAGAAAGAGATCATTGGATTCAACGGGCCGTTCAACGCCGGCTTATTATTGTGGATGAAAAGTATGGGGGTGATTATTCAAAATTTAATAAAGCATTGTTTGAACATGCCCTGCATTCATTACCGAAAATGCTGTTTGTATCATTGCCTTTATTTGCACTGATCCTTTTATTGCTGTATATAAGAAGAAAACAATTTTATTATGTGAGCCACCTTGTATTTACCATTCATTTGTTTGTATTTGCATTTTTAATCCTGCTGCTAATTTTCAGTGTTAATAAACTGCAGAAAGTTACGGGTGTAAATGATTTTGAATGGATATCCGGTTTTCTGTGGCTGTACATGTTTTATTATCTGTACAAAGCCATGCGCCGCATGTACCAGCAGGGCAGGGCTAAAACAATCATTAAGTATTTCCTGTTATTATTTATAGCGCTTTTCATCAACAGTTTTCTGTTTGTTGGTTTATTCTCTTATTCGTTTTTTAATATTTAA
- a CDS encoding glycoside hydrolase family 5 protein, with amino-acid sequence MKKLLLIILLSSICFAGKSQPVKTYGQLKVKGTQLVDDHGNPVVLHGMSFGWHNLWPRFYNKGAVHTLVTDWRSTVIRASMGIELNDSGYLKSPARSVELMTNVIDACIKENVYVIIDWHDHNIHLKEALEFFALMSKKYGSNPHVIYELFNEPDYETWAEVKAYSEELIKVIRANDPDNIILVGSPKWDQDIHLPAADPIKGFDNLMYTMHFYAGTHKKWLRDRTDEAIQKGLPIFVSECAGMEASGDGPIDQTEWKAFVDWMNERKLSWVAWSVSDKKETCSILNPSAASKGGWKLEDVKEWGRVTQQFLKNYK; translated from the coding sequence ATGAAAAAATTACTCTTGATTATTCTTTTAAGCTCAATTTGTTTTGCCGGTAAATCACAACCGGTAAAAACATATGGACAGTTAAAAGTAAAAGGAACACAGTTAGTTGATGATCATGGTAATCCTGTTGTATTACATGGAATGAGTTTTGGCTGGCATAATCTCTGGCCACGGTTTTATAATAAAGGGGCCGTGCATACATTGGTTACTGATTGGCGCAGCACAGTTATCCGTGCTTCAATGGGTATTGAACTGAACGACAGTGGTTATTTAAAAAGTCCTGCACGTTCAGTTGAGTTAATGACCAATGTAATTGATGCCTGCATCAAAGAAAATGTATATGTAATCATCGACTGGCACGATCATAATATACATCTCAAAGAAGCCCTAGAGTTTTTTGCATTAATGTCAAAAAAATACGGCAGTAATCCCCATGTCATCTATGAATTATTTAATGAACCTGATTATGAAACATGGGCCGAAGTAAAAGCATATTCTGAAGAGTTGATTAAAGTGATCCGTGCCAATGATCCGGATAATATTATTTTGGTTGGTTCACCTAAATGGGATCAGGATATTCATTTACCTGCTGCAGATCCCATTAAAGGTTTCGACAACCTTATGTACACCATGCACTTTTATGCCGGCACACATAAAAAATGGCTGCGTGACCGTACAGATGAAGCTATCCAGAAGGGCTTACCCATTTTTGTTTCTGAATGTGCAGGAATGGAAGCAAGCGGTGATGGACCAATTGATCAGACAGAATGGAAAGCATTTGTTGACTGGATGAATGAGCGGAAACTGAGCTGGGTTGCATGGTCTGTTTCTGATAAAAAAGAAACCTGCTCAATCTTAAATCCATCAGCTGCATCAAAAGGAGGATGGAAACTGGAAGATGTAAAAGAATGGGGAAGGGTTACACAGCAGTTTTTGAAAAACTATAAGTAA
- a CDS encoding HAMP domain-containing histidine kinase: MLFQYFNWRTLLALIAIGIVTGTIFYSNYLATQIAKDERVKVEQWVEAGKFLINAPVDADTKLPSLIRNEQKSIPIIETDEKDSIVSFINIDSAKAAADKDYVKKKLKLFKTQNTPIILEVNKEPLLINKYYYGHSQLLLQVQYYPIVQLFIVALFILITLFSLQARNKSTQNQVWAGMAKETAHQLGTPVTSLQGWVEMLKENAGNEQIATEIEKDVKRLRLVSDRFGKIGSTPQLEPNNVVRQVEEMVEYIRKRTTEKVHLEVKRAQADMIASISPPLFDWVIENLLKNALDAMDGKGSITVEMTEEERTIIIDVTDTGKGIAFQNISRVFKPGFTTKKRGWGLGLSLSKRIIEQYHKGQLYVKESELGKGTTFRIVLKK; the protein is encoded by the coding sequence ATGCTTTTTCAATATTTTAACTGGCGTACACTTTTAGCACTGATTGCTATTGGTATTGTTACAGGAACCATCTTTTATTCCAATTACCTGGCAACACAAATTGCAAAAGATGAACGGGTGAAAGTGGAGCAATGGGTGGAAGCCGGGAAATTCCTGATCAATGCACCGGTTGATGCGGATACTAAACTGCCTTCCCTGATCCGCAACGAGCAGAAATCGATCCCGATTATTGAAACAGATGAGAAAGACAGCATCGTCAGTTTTATCAATATTGATTCAGCAAAAGCAGCAGCTGACAAAGATTATGTAAAGAAAAAACTGAAATTGTTTAAAACACAAAATACCCCGATCATTCTTGAAGTAAATAAAGAACCGCTGCTCATTAATAAATATTATTACGGTCATTCGCAGCTGCTGCTGCAGGTACAGTACTACCCCATTGTGCAATTATTTATTGTGGCTTTGTTTATCCTCATCACTCTTTTTTCACTGCAGGCAAGAAACAAATCAACACAAAACCAGGTATGGGCAGGTATGGCCAAGGAAACAGCACACCAGTTGGGCACGCCTGTTACTTCTTTACAGGGTTGGGTTGAAATGCTGAAAGAAAATGCCGGTAATGAACAGATAGCCACCGAAATTGAAAAAGATGTGAAACGGTTAAGGCTTGTAAGCGACCGTTTTGGAAAAATTGGCAGCACACCACAGCTTGAACCAAACAATGTGGTGAGGCAGGTGGAAGAAATGGTGGAGTATATCCGCAAGCGTACAACCGAAAAAGTACATCTCGAAGTAAAAAGGGCACAGGCCGATATGATTGCTTCTATTTCACCTCCCCTGTTCGACTGGGTAATTGAAAACTTATTAAAGAATGCACTGGATGCAATGGATGGCAAAGGCTCGATTACTGTTGAGATGACGGAAGAAGAACGTACCATCATTATTGATGTAACCGATACGGGCAAGGGAATTGCCTTTCAAAATATCAGCCGTGTATTTAAGCCGGGCTTCACCACCAAAAAACGTGGATGGGGATTAGGACTTTCGCTGAGTAAACGAATTATTGAACAGTATCACAAGGGCCAGCTGTATGTAAAAGAGTCGGAGTTGGGCAAAGGCACTACTTTCAGGATTGTGTTGAAGAAATAG
- a CDS encoding DUF4982 domain-containing protein, whose protein sequence is MFAVILIISTGYAYSQSKSEMFSPREHLLMDFDWRFAFGHPFDTKKDFDNGTSYFSYLTKASYGDGAAAANFDDRSWRKLNVPHDWAVEQPFSSNTNASHGFKAIGRNFPDASIGWYRKAFQIPATDKGKHISIAFDGVFRNSIVWVNGFYLGTEPSGYTGFEYNISEYLNYGGENVIAVRVDATMEEGWFYEGAGIYRHVWLNKISPLHVATDGSFVTATVKNNAADVSAQVTLINESLKNKTVDIVQTILNAEGKPVANTSSKQISFSSYQQKDISVSIPVSNPVLWSLETPYLYKLSTDVIEDGHIIDHYETTFGIRTISFNAAKGFFLNGKPVKIHGTNNHQDHAGVGVALPDALQDYRIKKLKEFGVNAYRCSHNPPTPELLDACDRLGMLVIDENRLMGVTSTHYEYLKRLMLRDRNHPSIISWSIGNEEWGIEGNELGASIASSMQAFAKSIDSTRFITAAVSGGWRKGISNVIDVMGYNYIGQINTDEHHAEFPNQPSWGTEEGSTRATRGVYFDDQKKQLIAAYDKKPYPNFYSIEDGWKHYAARDYLAGMFIWTGFDYRGEPTPFGFPSTGSYFGMLDQCGFAKDNVYYLKSWWTDEPTLHILPHWNLPAGQASWKGKEGQEIDVWVYSNCDEVELFLNKKVLGKKQMPKNGHLEWKVKYSAGALSAIGYTNGKKLITETVKTTDQPVSIQLNAQQPTIKADKEDISIITVAVNDRNNLQVPTANDEIQFSVSGPGQIIGVGNGDPTSLEPDKYIETITTSKITNLKEKAVPDLNSRNETAATVNDADWKPAFTDDRTEKFGESVKALVYRGTFTLPANYKEAIITLYYKNIGKEQSVYINGKEIAANFKESNKEGYRLNTAELHACNNSISIVATPLLKKFDWENVNQDPGIIQMVFPPAQWKRKLFSGLAQVIVQSTGEPGEIIVTATANGLKHGEIRIQAVQADARPAVKGN, encoded by the coding sequence ATGTTTGCAGTAATACTTATAATAAGCACAGGATACGCTTATTCTCAAAGTAAAAGCGAAATGTTTTCACCAAGAGAGCATCTTCTCATGGATTTTGACTGGCGCTTTGCATTTGGTCATCCGTTTGATACCAAAAAAGATTTTGATAACGGCACCAGCTACTTTTCTTATCTCACCAAAGCCAGTTATGGTGATGGTGCAGCAGCAGCAAACTTTGACGACCGTTCCTGGCGAAAATTAAATGTACCGCACGATTGGGCAGTTGAACAGCCATTCAGCAGTAACACAAATGCAAGTCATGGATTTAAAGCAATCGGCAGAAATTTTCCAGATGCAAGTATTGGCTGGTATCGTAAAGCATTTCAAATCCCGGCAACTGATAAAGGAAAACATATCAGCATTGCATTTGATGGCGTGTTTCGTAATTCTATTGTGTGGGTGAATGGTTTTTATTTGGGAACAGAACCAAGCGGCTATACAGGATTTGAATACAATATTTCTGAGTACCTGAATTATGGTGGTGAAAATGTGATTGCTGTAAGAGTTGATGCAACAATGGAAGAAGGATGGTTTTATGAAGGTGCAGGAATTTACAGGCACGTGTGGCTCAATAAGATTTCGCCTTTACATGTGGCAACAGATGGAAGTTTTGTTACAGCAACGGTTAAGAACAATGCAGCAGATGTTTCGGCACAGGTAACGTTGATCAATGAATCACTGAAAAACAAAACTGTTGATATTGTTCAGACAATACTTAATGCAGAAGGAAAGCCAGTTGCAAATACAAGCAGTAAACAAATCAGTTTTTCTTCTTATCAGCAAAAAGATATTTCAGTAAGCATACCTGTTTCAAATCCTGTATTATGGTCGCTTGAAACACCTTACTTATACAAACTGAGTACAGATGTTATAGAAGACGGGCATATCATTGATCATTATGAAACAACATTTGGAATACGCACCATTTCTTTCAATGCAGCAAAAGGCTTTTTCCTGAACGGGAAGCCTGTAAAAATTCATGGCACCAATAATCATCAGGATCATGCAGGAGTTGGTGTTGCTTTACCTGATGCTTTACAGGATTACAGAATAAAAAAATTAAAAGAGTTTGGGGTGAATGCATACCGCTGTTCACACAATCCACCAACACCTGAGTTACTGGATGCATGCGACAGGTTGGGAATGTTAGTGATTGATGAAAACCGTTTAATGGGTGTTACATCCACACATTATGAATATTTGAAGCGGCTCATGCTTCGTGACAGGAATCATCCAAGTATTATCAGCTGGAGTATTGGTAATGAAGAATGGGGAATAGAAGGGAATGAATTGGGTGCAAGCATTGCATCATCAATGCAGGCATTTGCAAAATCAATTGACAGTACAAGATTTATAACAGCAGCAGTAAGTGGCGGATGGAGAAAAGGAATTTCCAATGTAATTGATGTGATGGGCTATAATTATATCGGTCAGATTAATACCGATGAACATCATGCAGAATTTCCCAATCAGCCCAGCTGGGGAACAGAAGAAGGCAGCACCCGTGCAACAAGAGGTGTTTATTTTGATGATCAGAAAAAACAATTGATTGCAGCTTACGATAAAAAACCATATCCAAATTTTTACAGTATTGAAGACGGATGGAAACATTATGCAGCCAGGGATTATTTAGCAGGCATGTTTATCTGGACGGGCTTTGATTACCGTGGCGAGCCAACTCCTTTCGGGTTTCCTTCCACCGGTTCCTATTTCGGCATGTTGGATCAATGCGGATTTGCAAAAGACAATGTGTACTATCTTAAATCATGGTGGACAGATGAACCGACTCTGCATATTTTACCTCACTGGAACCTGCCTGCCGGACAGGCAAGCTGGAAAGGAAAAGAAGGACAAGAAATAGATGTATGGGTTTACAGCAATTGTGACGAAGTGGAATTATTTCTCAATAAAAAAGTGTTGGGAAAAAAGCAGATGCCAAAAAACGGACATCTTGAATGGAAAGTAAAATATTCAGCAGGAGCATTGAGTGCAATTGGATATACGAATGGAAAGAAGCTGATAACAGAGACAGTGAAAACAACCGATCAGCCGGTAAGTATTCAGCTCAATGCGCAGCAGCCAACAATTAAAGCTGATAAAGAAGATATCTCCATTATAACAGTTGCCGTGAATGACAGGAATAATCTGCAGGTGCCAACTGCAAATGATGAAATACAGTTTTCTGTCTCTGGTCCCGGACAAATTATTGGAGTCGGGAATGGTGATCCCACTTCTCTTGAACCGGATAAATATATTGAAACGATTACAACCTCAAAAATCACGAACCTGAAAGAAAAGGCTGTACCTGATCTCAACAGCAGAAATGAAACGGCAGCAACTGTAAATGATGCCGACTGGAAGCCTGCTTTTACAGATGATCGCACTGAAAAATTCGGTGAATCAGTGAAAGCACTTGTATACAGGGGAACATTTACACTTCCTGCTAATTATAAAGAAGCAATCATTACTCTATATTATAAAAATATCGGAAAGGAACAATCTGTTTATATTAATGGGAAAGAAATTGCCGCAAATTTTAAAGAAAGTAATAAAGAAGGGTACAGGTTAAATACAGCCGAACTGCATGCATGTAATAACAGCATCTCCATTGTGGCAACTCCTTTGTTGAAAAAATTTGATTGGGAAAATGTGAACCAGGATCCGGGAATTATACAGATGGTTTTTCCACCGGCACAATGGAAACGAAAATTATTTAGCGGACTTGCACAGGTTATTGTTCAGTCAACCGGTGAGCCGGGTGAAATTATTGTAACTGCAACTGCAAACGGATTGAAGCATGGTGAAATTAGAATACAGGCTGTGCAGGCAGATGCAAGACCTGCTGTAAAAGGGAATTAA
- a CDS encoding SRPBCC family protein encodes MQSEIISTTPDCEIRSTRIVNFPRELVYTAWTDPNHLKNWWGPAGFSNTFNEFDFRVGGKWRFIMHGPDKGNYHNECEFIEIDNPALIAWKRYSKPIFQVVAAFEETAADKTNIIFRMLFTSADECSKVKKFAVDKNEENFDRLEVELAKMSSLK; translated from the coding sequence ATGCAATCAGAAATTATCTCAACAACACCTGACTGTGAAATTCGAAGTACAAGAATTGTCAATTTTCCAAGAGAGCTTGTTTATACTGCATGGACCGATCCAAACCATTTAAAAAACTGGTGGGGACCAGCCGGATTTTCAAATACTTTTAATGAATTTGACTTTCGGGTAGGCGGAAAATGGCGTTTTATCATGCATGGGCCGGACAAAGGAAACTATCACAATGAATGTGAATTTATAGAAATAGACAACCCGGCTTTGATTGCATGGAAACGTTATTCGAAACCAATTTTCCAGGTAGTTGCAGCATTTGAAGAAACAGCTGCAGATAAAACAAACATCATTTTCAGAATGCTTTTTACTTCAGCAGATGAGTGCAGCAAGGTGAAAAAATTTGCAGTTGATAAAAACGAAGAAAATTTCGACCGGCTTGAAGTTGAATTAGCAAAAATGTCTTCATTGAAATAA
- a CDS encoding beta-mannosidase encodes MKLILSFLVVLGFSTASFSQKKIQLIDPLATKETKALFNNLHKLSQKYILFGHQHATQYGHGWVGDENRSDVKSVTGSHPAVIGVDFSGLSGRPENMIEKEKASLRKNIADTYNRGGVTTVSWHFNNPVTPTSFYWNDSAVAAAVKNIVPGGTHHEQYKTILRTIAELAKSVKGNDGKAVPMIFRPYHEFDGDWFWWGKSHCTVDEFKTLWRFTVTYLRDSLQVHNFIYAFSPDNTFTTEEEYLERYPGNTYVDMVGMDNYGNFGRYGKYNLDSGYQKLKIVSDFAIKSRKLAAFTETGLESIPDTDWWTDKLLATLQRSKLKLCYVLVWRNDSKSPTHYYAPFPGHVSEQNFLQFHNDPYTLFEKDLKKIYKR; translated from the coding sequence ATGAAACTGATACTTTCTTTCTTAGTAGTGCTTGGTTTTTCAACTGCTTCTTTTTCCCAAAAGAAAATACAGTTGATTGATCCGTTGGCAACAAAAGAAACAAAAGCATTGTTTAATAATTTACATAAGCTTTCACAAAAGTATATCCTGTTCGGTCATCAGCATGCAACTCAATACGGGCATGGATGGGTTGGTGATGAAAACAGAAGTGATGTAAAATCAGTAACAGGTTCACATCCTGCAGTAATTGGTGTTGACTTCAGCGGTTTATCAGGCCGGCCTGAGAATATGATTGAAAAAGAAAAAGCTTCTCTGCGTAAAAATATTGCAGATACTTACAACAGGGGAGGAGTAACAACTGTTTCCTGGCATTTTAATAATCCTGTTACCCCAACATCTTTCTACTGGAATGATTCAGCCGTTGCTGCTGCTGTAAAAAATATTGTTCCGGGTGGAACGCATCATGAGCAGTATAAAACGATTCTCAGAACAATTGCTGAGCTGGCAAAATCAGTGAAAGGCAATGATGGAAAGGCTGTCCCAATGATCTTTCGTCCTTATCACGAATTTGATGGTGACTGGTTCTGGTGGGGTAAAAGTCATTGTACGGTTGATGAGTTTAAAACCCTCTGGCGTTTTACAGTTACTTACCTGCGTGATTCATTGCAGGTGCATAATTTCATTTATGCATTTTCGCCTGATAATACATTTACAACGGAAGAAGAATACCTGGAACGTTATCCGGGTAATACATATGTTGATATGGTTGGCATGGATAACTACGGCAATTTTGGCCGCTATGGGAAATACAATCTCGATTCCGGTTATCAGAAATTAAAGATCGTTTCTGATTTCGCCATCAAATCAAGGAAGCTTGCTGCCTTTACCGAAACAGGCCTTGAGTCAATTCCTGATACTGACTGGTGGACAGATAAACTGCTGGCAACACTGCAACGAAGTAAACTAAAGTTGTGTTATGTACTGGTGTGGCGGAACGACAGCAAAAGCCCGACACATTATTATGCACCCTTCCCGGGGCATGTTTCAGAACAAAATTTTCTTCAATTTCATAACGATCCATATACACTGTTTGAAAAGGATCTGAAAAAAATATATAAACGATGA
- the mazG gene encoding nucleoside triphosphate pyrophosphohydrolase translates to MEEQKISDAFLRLVKIMDELREKCPWDKKQTIESLRHLTIEETYELADAIDDNSWQHIKEELGDLMLHLVFYAKIGTEQQQFTLPEVLNGICEKLIGRHPHIYSDVKVSNEEDVKRNWEKLKMKEGKTSVLGGVPKGLPSMVKAIRIQEKVKQVGFEWENKDQVFEKIEEEINELKEVVQLNDRDKMEEELGDVFFSLVNYARFLQIDADHALERTNRKFIKRFMQMEEEAVGEGKQLVNMTLEEMDGIWNRIKIKNREA, encoded by the coding sequence ATGGAAGAACAAAAAATTTCGGATGCTTTTTTACGATTAGTGAAGATAATGGATGAATTGAGGGAAAAATGCCCATGGGACAAAAAGCAAACAATCGAGTCGCTAAGGCATTTAACCATCGAAGAAACCTATGAACTGGCCGATGCTATTGATGATAATAGCTGGCAGCATATAAAAGAAGAGCTGGGCGATTTAATGCTGCACCTTGTTTTCTATGCAAAGATCGGAACCGAACAGCAGCAGTTTACTTTGCCTGAAGTGCTCAATGGTATTTGTGAAAAACTCATTGGCCGTCATCCGCATATTTACAGTGATGTTAAAGTGAGTAATGAAGAAGATGTAAAACGCAACTGGGAAAAACTGAAGATGAAGGAAGGAAAAACATCTGTGCTGGGTGGCGTGCCGAAAGGGTTGCCTTCTATGGTGAAAGCCATCCGCATACAGGAAAAAGTAAAACAGGTTGGGTTTGAATGGGAGAACAAAGATCAGGTGTTTGAAAAGATAGAAGAAGAAATAAATGAACTGAAAGAAGTGGTGCAGTTGAATGACCGTGATAAAATGGAAGAAGAACTGGGCGATGTATTTTTTTCATTAGTTAATTATGCACGGTTTTTGCAGATTGATGCCGACCATGCACTGGAACGTACCAACCGCAAGTTTATTAAACGGTTTATGCAAATGGAAGAAGAGGCAGTGGGTGAGGGAAAGCAATTAGTGAATATGACGCTTGAAGAAATGGACGGCATCTGGAACCGCATTAAAATTAAAAACAGGGAAGCATAA
- a CDS encoding DUF1801 domain-containing protein has translation MGKLAEIKTKQTSSSVEAFIESISDEQKRKDSYVILQLMEKATKEKPKMWGSSMIGFGNVRYKSPTSGREVDWFKIGFAPRKANLSLHLIDLTRQADALTKLGKHKTGMGCVYINKLEDVDIKVLEKMIIAAAK, from the coding sequence ATGGGAAAATTAGCAGAAATTAAAACGAAGCAAACTTCTTCCAGTGTAGAAGCTTTCATTGAAAGTATCTCCGATGAACAAAAGCGTAAAGACAGTTATGTGATCCTTCAACTGATGGAAAAAGCTACCAAGGAAAAGCCCAAAATGTGGGGCAGTTCAATGATCGGTTTTGGGAATGTAAGATATAAGAGTCCTACCAGCGGCAGAGAAGTAGACTGGTTCAAAATTGGTTTTGCTCCACGCAAAGCTAATTTATCCTTACACCTGATTGATCTGACAAGACAGGCCGATGCATTGACTAAATTAGGTAAACACAAAACGGGCATGGGTTGTGTTTATATCAATAAACTGGAGGACGTTGATATAAAAGTGCTGGAAAAAATGATCATCGCAGCAGCGAAATAA